One segment of Niabella beijingensis DNA contains the following:
- the mqnB gene encoding futalosine hydrolase: MSKRILLVAATELELAPLRSFLEEKEQVTVLVAGIGGVSTAYGLTRQLARERYDLVLQAGIGGSLVQQYAPGSIAVIDSECFGDLGVNENGQWRSVFDLGLAVPDDPPFTKGWLRNPYEELMALTRLNRAKGVTNNEITTREDMLRQFKDNLRAEIESMEGAAFHYVALNEGVPFLQIRAVSNYVGERDKAKWKLRESISLLNATVQQLITVILQ, from the coding sequence ATGAGTAAAAGAATATTGCTGGTGGCAGCCACCGAACTGGAGCTCGCGCCTTTGCGTTCTTTTTTGGAAGAAAAAGAGCAGGTGACGGTGCTGGTTGCCGGTATCGGCGGAGTTAGCACGGCTTACGGACTTACGCGCCAGCTGGCGCGGGAACGATATGATCTGGTGCTGCAGGCGGGCATCGGCGGAAGTTTGGTGCAGCAGTATGCACCGGGAAGTATAGCGGTTATTGACAGCGAGTGCTTTGGTGACCTCGGTGTTAACGAAAATGGCCAGTGGAGATCGGTTTTTGATCTGGGACTGGCGGTTCCGGACGATCCGCCGTTTACAAAGGGCTGGCTCAGGAACCCGTATGAGGAATTGATGGCACTTACCCGGCTCAACAGGGCAAAAGGAGTGACCAATAATGAAATTACTACAAGGGAAGATATGCTTCGGCAGTTTAAAGATAACCTGCGGGCAGAAATTGAATCAATGGAAGGAGCGGCTTTCCATTATGTGGCATTGAACGAAGGTGTGCCTTTTCTTCAGATAAGAGCGGTTTCCAATTATGTAGGGGAAAGAGACAAAGCAAAATGGAAACTGCGGGAGTCCATCAGCCTGCTGAATGCGACGGTTCAGCAACTGATCACCGTTATCCTGCAATAA